A part of Marinifilum sp. JC120 genomic DNA contains:
- a CDS encoding MarC family protein: protein MLAIFFQTYLKLFFVLTPFFAISAFISLTQEMTPAERKRTAVKVTVAVIVSSVILYLYGRYIFDLFGITLDAFRIGAGAVLFLSALNMVNGGGKKFDAGNDDDDIAVVPLAIPIVVGPGTIGALLVMGSSVQGYQDMFLACSALVAAVLTVGILLFISSSLKRLLGRRGLNIMSRLTGLFVASIAAQIFFTGVRNFMLN, encoded by the coding sequence ATGCTCGCAATATTCTTTCAAACCTATTTGAAGCTATTCTTTGTCCTGACGCCTTTTTTTGCTATTTCCGCGTTCATCTCCCTGACTCAAGAGATGACTCCCGCTGAGCGCAAAAGAACGGCTGTGAAAGTCACAGTGGCTGTTATTGTCAGCTCTGTGATTCTTTACCTATATGGCAGGTATATTTTTGATCTGTTCGGTATAACCCTAGATGCCTTCAGGATTGGGGCCGGGGCGGTTCTTTTCCTTTCCGCTTTGAATATGGTCAACGGCGGCGGTAAAAAATTTGATGCCGGTAATGATGATGACGATATTGCAGTTGTTCCGCTGGCAATTCCCATTGTGGTCGGTCCGGGAACGATTGGTGCGTTGCTGGTCATGGGGTCTTCGGTTCAGGGCTATCAGGACATGTTTTTGGCCTGCTCTGCTCTTGTTGCCGCTGTATTAACAGTAGGAATTCTGTTATTCATATCCTCAAGCCTAAAACGTCTTTTGGGAAGAAGGGGGCTTAACATAATGAGTCGTTTGACGGGACTTTTTGTTGCGTCAATTGCTGCCCAGATATTCTTTACCGGGGTGCGGAATTTCATGCTGAACTAG
- the secA gene encoding preprotein translocase subunit SecA, with the protein MFNLIVSKLFGSRNERFIKKLKPQVDQIASLEPEMKELTDEQFPQKIAEYKEQVAAGTSLDDILPEVFALVREAGIRSLEMRHYDVQMVGGMVLHSGRIAEMKTGEGKTLVATLAAVLNALSGKGVHLITVNDYLAKRDAEWMGKLYNFLGLSVGVVVHGLTDEERQEAYGCDITYGTNNEFGFDYLRDNMKFYKEQLVQRELNFCIVDEVDSILIDEARTPLIISGASDDATSMYGRVNSIIPLLKRDEDFEVDEKGRSITMTDDGVMKCEQILGIDNLYDSQHISFQHHIMQGIKAHHLFGCDVDYIVKDGQVVIVDEFTGRLMPGRRFSDGLHQALEAKEGVKVESENQTLASITFQNYFRMYNKLAGMTGTADTESVEFAQIYDLEVIVIPTNTAMIRKDHPDSIYKTQQEKYNAIADDIAVKYKKGQPVLVGTVSIEKSELVSNLLKKRKIPHNVLNAKHHQQEAEIVAEAGFKGHVTIATNMAGRGTDIKLGEGVLESGGLHIVGTERHESRRIDNQLRGRSGRQGDPGSTRFYLALDDDLMRLFGSERIAGIMDKLGMEEGEPIENGMVTKAIENSQKKVEGHNFEIRKQLLDYDNVMNQQREVIYTLRRDVMNSEDMNEMTSEFVEELFDDAYYPVEEAKGKPLDEETEEMVRVRLDELFGFSRNEEFKEKLPTREQAEEWVGDILGGLKDSAGEHYHEIQRYFLLEALDRNWKEHLLNMDHLREGIGLRGYGQKDPKHEYKKEGFELFREMLDRLKENTVRALCHLRIEAEVREDEFQHKESKSDLEYSDSEKTEAKKKPKRRSEPKVGRNDPCPCGSGKKYKKCCGK; encoded by the coding sequence ATGTTTAATTTGATTGTTTCCAAGTTATTCGGTTCACGAAATGAAAGATTTATTAAAAAGCTGAAGCCTCAGGTCGATCAGATAGCATCCCTTGAGCCTGAGATGAAAGAGCTCACCGATGAGCAGTTTCCGCAGAAGATTGCTGAATATAAAGAACAGGTGGCCGCAGGCACTTCTCTTGATGACATCCTGCCTGAAGTTTTCGCCCTTGTGCGCGAAGCCGGTATTCGTTCCCTTGAAATGCGTCATTACGACGTACAGATGGTCGGTGGTATGGTCCTGCACAGCGGCCGTATCGCTGAAATGAAGACCGGTGAAGGTAAAACTCTTGTGGCGACCCTTGCCGCTGTTCTGAACGCCCTTTCCGGTAAAGGCGTGCACCTGATCACAGTTAACGATTATCTCGCCAAGCGTGATGCTGAGTGGATGGGTAAGCTTTACAATTTCCTCGGTCTTTCCGTTGGGGTTGTTGTTCACGGGTTGACTGATGAAGAACGTCAGGAAGCTTACGGCTGCGATATTACTTACGGTACCAACAACGAGTTCGGTTTCGATTACCTGCGCGACAACATGAAGTTCTACAAGGAGCAGTTGGTCCAGCGCGAACTGAATTTTTGTATTGTGGATGAAGTTGACTCCATCCTCATTGATGAAGCCCGTACTCCGCTCATTATTTCCGGTGCTTCTGACGATGCCACTTCCATGTACGGCCGGGTCAACTCTATCATTCCCCTGCTCAAGCGGGATGAGGATTTCGAGGTTGACGAAAAAGGTCGTTCCATCACCATGACCGATGACGGGGTCATGAAGTGCGAACAGATTCTGGGTATTGATAACCTCTATGACTCCCAGCATATTTCTTTCCAGCATCACATCATGCAGGGCATCAAGGCACACCATCTTTTTGGCTGCGATGTTGATTACATTGTCAAAGACGGTCAGGTGGTCATTGTTGACGAATTTACCGGTCGCCTCATGCCCGGCAGACGCTTTTCCGACGGTCTGCATCAGGCCCTTGAAGCGAAAGAAGGCGTTAAGGTTGAGTCCGAGAACCAGACCTTGGCTTCCATTACTTTCCAGAACTATTTCCGCATGTACAACAAGCTGGCCGGTATGACCGGTACTGCGGATACCGAATCTGTTGAATTCGCACAGATTTACGATCTGGAAGTAATTGTCATCCCCACCAACACCGCAATGATTCGTAAAGACCATCCTGACTCCATCTACAAGACTCAGCAGGAGAAATACAACGCCATTGCTGATGATATTGCTGTTAAGTACAAGAAAGGCCAGCCAGTGCTGGTCGGTACTGTTTCCATTGAGAAGTCGGAACTTGTTTCCAACCTGCTCAAAAAACGCAAGATTCCCCATAACGTACTCAACGCGAAGCATCACCAGCAGGAAGCGGAAATCGTTGCCGAAGCCGGATTTAAGGGTCACGTGACAATCGCCACCAACATGGCCGGTCGTGGTACTGACATCAAGCTCGGCGAAGGTGTTTTGGAAAGCGGCGGTCTGCATATTGTCGGTACCGAGCGTCATGAATCACGCCGTATTGATAACCAGCTGCGTGGTCGTTCCGGTCGTCAGGGTGACCCCGGTTCCACTCGTTTCTACCTTGCCCTTGATGACGATCTTATGCGTCTGTTCGGTTCTGAGCGCATTGCCGGGATCATGGATAAGCTGGGTATGGAAGAAGGGGAGCCGATTGAAAACGGCATGGTCACCAAGGCTATTGAGAATTCCCAGAAGAAGGTTGAAGGCCACAACTTTGAAATTCGTAAACAGCTCCTCGATTATGACAACGTCATGAACCAGCAGCGTGAGGTTATCTACACCCTGCGTCGCGATGTCATGAATTCTGAGGACATGAATGAAATGACCTCCGAGTTTGTGGAAGAACTTTTTGATGATGCTTACTATCCGGTCGAAGAAGCCAAGGGTAAACCCCTTGATGAAGAGACCGAGGAAATGGTCAGGGTTCGTCTTGACGAGCTATTCGGTTTCAGTCGTAATGAGGAATTCAAGGAAAAGCTGCCCACCCGCGAACAGGCGGAAGAATGGGTAGGTGATATCCTCGGTGGCCTTAAAGATAGTGCAGGCGAACATTACCACGAAATCCAGCGCTACTTCCTGCTTGAAGCTCTCGATCGTAACTGGAAAGAGCACCTCTTGAATATGGATCACCTGCGTGAAGGTATCGGACTGCGCGGATACGGCCAGAAGGACCCCAAGCACGAGTATAAGAAAGAAGGCTTCGAGCTTTTCCGTGAAATGCTTGACCGTCTCAAGGAAAATACTGTGCGTGCTCTTTGCCATCTGCGTATTGAAGCCGAAGTTCGCGAGGACGAGTTCCAGCACAAGGAAAGCAAGTCCGACCTTGAGTATTCCGATTCAGAAAAAACTGAAGCCAAGAAAAAGCCCAAACGTCGTAGCGAACCTAAAGTTGGACGTAATGATCCTTGTCCATGCGGCAGTGGTAAGAAATACAAGAAGTGCTGCGGCAAATAG
- a CDS encoding HAMP domain-containing protein yields MLKNMKLAIKLGLSFAIMILLTVAMAYVGHNGMGGIEERVDKADDVNRMVRIILETRMSEKNYMLRSDDSYLQKHKELISNLQSQVKNTSAKFSQKINHDQMNELKTAVDRYNNAFAGYVELVKNRDETMELMRTDARAVLAELEKVRAEQKEQLESILAGTKSKILSGIRRSEFQNIGALYNDGQQNIEDKLTKADDANRAIKWFITARKNEKEYIISSDPKYLEMLKTDIMRIDELIQDLKLRFNNPTNIAQVHGVLKSISGYYDNFQKYAQLMAQQVEAEKTMVEAARAADAQCRAARADQKAKMLQQMETSTAILFSGTLVALVLGILIAFVLTRAITGPIQMGVRFAQRMSEGDFTRTLNLDQKDEVGILAAALNNMVNRLSAVVGEVGGATENVASGSEELSATSESLSQASTEQAANVEEVSSSIEEMTANIRQNAENAQQTESIAVQSAQQAEESGEAVTQAVEAMKNIAEKISIIEEIARQTNLLALNAAIEAARAGEHGKGFAVVAAEVRKLAERSGEAAREIGDLSSGTVSVAEKAGTMLVQLVPDIKRTAELVQEITAGSSEQLTGAEQINKAVQQLDQVTQQNASASEEMASTSEELSSQAEELQQTMGFFRVNNNSSTPRALPAPAQNEYKQKSEPASPSGMALDMNNDYSDGEFKKF; encoded by the coding sequence ATGCTTAAAAACATGAAACTGGCAATTAAATTAGGACTCAGTTTTGCCATCATGATTTTATTGACCGTTGCAATGGCTTATGTAGGACATAACGGTATGGGTGGTATTGAGGAACGAGTCGATAAAGCCGATGATGTCAACCGTATGGTCCGCATAATTCTTGAAACGCGCATGAGCGAAAAAAACTACATGCTCCGTTCTGATGACTCCTACCTGCAAAAACATAAGGAACTGATCAGCAATCTTCAATCACAGGTAAAAAATACATCTGCAAAATTCTCTCAGAAAATCAACCACGACCAGATGAATGAGTTGAAAACTGCTGTAGATAGATACAACAACGCATTTGCAGGCTATGTGGAGTTAGTCAAAAATAGAGATGAAACGATGGAACTCATGCGCACTGATGCACGGGCAGTACTTGCCGAGCTTGAGAAAGTGCGAGCCGAACAAAAAGAACAACTTGAATCCATCCTTGCCGGGACCAAAAGTAAAATCCTAAGTGGAATCCGCAGGTCTGAATTTCAAAACATAGGTGCGCTCTACAATGATGGACAACAAAATATTGAGGATAAACTGACCAAAGCCGATGATGCCAACCGGGCCATCAAATGGTTCATAACCGCCCGTAAAAATGAGAAAGAATACATAATCTCATCAGATCCCAAATATCTTGAAATGCTCAAAACCGACATCATGCGCATTGATGAACTTATTCAGGATCTCAAGCTAAGATTCAATAACCCGACCAATATTGCACAGGTTCACGGAGTTCTTAAAAGCATATCCGGCTACTATGATAACTTCCAAAAATATGCCCAATTAATGGCCCAACAAGTAGAAGCCGAAAAAACCATGGTTGAAGCAGCAAGAGCGGCTGACGCACAATGCCGCGCTGCGCGAGCAGACCAAAAAGCCAAAATGCTGCAACAAATGGAAACCTCCACCGCAATCCTCTTTAGCGGCACCTTGGTCGCCCTTGTTCTCGGCATATTGATCGCCTTCGTCCTAACCAGAGCCATTACCGGACCAATCCAGATGGGAGTTCGCTTTGCACAGCGTATGTCTGAAGGAGACTTTACCCGCACACTGAACCTCGATCAAAAAGACGAAGTAGGTATCCTTGCCGCAGCCTTGAACAACATGGTCAACCGCTTATCCGCTGTTGTAGGTGAAGTGGGCGGTGCCACCGAAAATGTTGCTTCCGGCAGTGAAGAACTCTCCGCCACATCGGAATCACTTTCGCAGGCATCCACCGAACAGGCTGCCAATGTAGAAGAAGTTTCTTCATCCATTGAAGAAATGACCGCTAATATCAGGCAGAACGCAGAGAATGCCCAACAGACCGAGAGTATCGCGGTCCAATCCGCTCAACAGGCTGAAGAAAGCGGGGAAGCAGTAACACAGGCCGTAGAAGCCATGAAAAATATTGCTGAAAAGATATCCATCATTGAAGAAATCGCCCGCCAGACAAACCTGCTGGCCCTGAATGCCGCCATTGAAGCAGCCCGAGCCGGGGAACACGGCAAAGGTTTTGCTGTTGTAGCCGCAGAAGTAAGAAAACTGGCCGAACGCAGCGGAGAAGCCGCACGTGAAATCGGCGACCTTTCCTCCGGCACAGTCAGTGTGGCAGAAAAAGCAGGTACGATGCTGGTCCAACTGGTCCCGGACATCAAACGCACAGCAGAACTGGTGCAGGAGATAACCGCAGGCAGCAGTGAACAGCTCACCGGAGCTGAACAAATCAACAAGGCTGTGCAGCAGCTTGATCAGGTTACCCAGCAGAACGCCTCGGCTTCCGAAGAAATGGCCTCCACTTCTGAAGAGCTTTCCAGTCAAGCCGAAGAACTGCAACAAACTATGGGCTTCTTCAGGGTCAACAACAACTCAAGCACTCCCCGGGCCCTGCCCGCTCCTGCACAGAATGAGTACAAGCAAAAATCAGAACCCGCTTCTCCATCAGGGATGGCCCTAGATATGAATAATGATTATTCTGACGGAGAATTTAAGAAGTTTTAA
- a CDS encoding (Fe-S)-binding protein — translation MAAPQSCVQCGKCLEVCPLFKVTGREELTPRAKFFLESLDSGEGLSEKDFKSLASLCLSCGRCEKNCPQNMSGPELVTDLRAKSKDFTQSCWDLWLKNPGLLWPMAAAVSKLSPEILPEPFGSARKRMQALFAKSPEPWAKLATQAKFEKRKVMLFKGCVGRFARKDWTMKAEQLMDSMGLIRFENAEFSCCGSSYGSAGLLERQADSRAKNIKVWKDGGYPLLITFCATCLKGLKEYALNDFNGDEKLFARWQESLTPLSSLLLDAEVELLDNVPSQIVYHQPCHAPEVDTDRKLVELIAGERLLPVKDDLCCGFGGVMQLGAPQLSKEVGEYCITHLTKGMKPGGQIVSGCSACVIQLASLVKDEYFACHWLDILK, via the coding sequence ATGGCTGCCCCCCAAAGTTGCGTGCAGTGCGGAAAATGCCTTGAGGTCTGTCCTTTATTCAAAGTTACCGGACGTGAAGAGTTGACTCCGCGGGCCAAATTTTTTCTTGAGTCACTTGATTCGGGTGAAGGTCTTAGTGAGAAGGATTTTAAATCATTGGCTTCGCTTTGCCTTTCCTGTGGACGTTGTGAGAAGAATTGTCCGCAGAATATGTCCGGCCCGGAATTGGTCACTGATTTGCGGGCCAAATCAAAAGATTTTACCCAATCCTGTTGGGATTTGTGGTTGAAGAATCCCGGTCTGCTTTGGCCCATGGCAGCTGCGGTCTCCAAGCTATCGCCTGAAATTTTACCGGAACCGTTCGGTTCAGCCAGAAAACGGATGCAGGCCCTTTTTGCCAAGAGTCCTGAACCATGGGCGAAACTTGCTACGCAGGCTAAATTTGAAAAGCGTAAAGTCATGCTGTTCAAAGGCTGTGTAGGCCGTTTTGCCCGTAAAGATTGGACGATGAAGGCTGAACAACTCATGGATTCCATGGGGTTGATTCGCTTCGAAAACGCTGAGTTCAGCTGTTGCGGTTCCTCCTACGGCAGTGCCGGACTGCTGGAACGGCAGGCCGATTCAAGGGCTAAAAATATTAAAGTCTGGAAAGATGGCGGCTACCCGCTACTGATCACATTTTGCGCTACTTGCTTGAAAGGTTTGAAAGAGTATGCTCTGAATGATTTCAACGGTGACGAAAAGCTCTTTGCCCGCTGGCAAGAATCTCTGACGCCGTTATCCTCTCTGTTATTGGATGCGGAAGTTGAGTTGCTCGATAATGTTCCGTCTCAAATCGTTTATCATCAACCCTGCCATGCGCCGGAAGTCGATACAGACCGCAAGCTGGTTGAATTGATAGCCGGGGAAAGGTTGCTTCCCGTAAAAGACGACCTTTGCTGCGGGTTCGGCGGGGTTATGCAACTGGGTGCGCCTCAGCTTTCCAAAGAGGTGGGAGAATATTGCATAACCCATCTGACAAAGGGCATGAAACCGGGTGGGCAGATTGTAAGTGGTTGCTCCGCTTGTGTGATTCAGCTTGCCAGTCTTGTAAAAGATGAATATTTTGCCTGCCATTGGCTTGATATTTTGAAATAA